The genomic DNA ACAAGAACCAATGAGGGGAGCCTGTAATGGCCGCCATACTCCAATCCCTTGGCCGTACGCTGCTGGCAGGTCTCGTCCTGCTCATCGCCATCATCGTCATCGTCGGTGCGCTTACCGGCGCCTTCATCAAGGTCGATCACACCTGGGCGACCTTCATCATGCGCTGGCTGCACGTGATCTCGGGCGTGATGTGGATCGGCTTGCTGTGGTACCTCAACTTCGTGCAGATCCCGACCGTGCCGAAGATCGAACCGGCCGAGCACCGCGCGGCGATCAGCAAGTTCATCGCGCCCGAGGTGCTGTTCTGGTTCCGCTATGGCGCGCTCGCGACGGTCGTCACCGGCCTGCTGCTGGCGTGGATGAGCGGCTACATCCTTGAGGCGCTGCTGCTGAACAAGGGCGTGCACGCCATCGGCATCGGCATGTGGCTGGCGCTGATCATGGCCTTCAATGTCTGGTTCATCATCTGGCCGAACCAGCAGAAGGCGCTGGGCCTCGTCGACTGCCCGGCCGACCAGAAGCCCAAGGCGGCGCGCATCGCCATGCTGACCTCGCGCATCAACACCCTGCTGTCGATCGCCATGCTCTACTGCATGGTCGCACAGCAGAACGGCGGCCTCTGACGACCGTCCGTCGATAGCACCGCACGACAACGGGGCCCTGCGGGGCCCCGTTTTTGCTGCGGTTTCGTTGTGTCGCAGAACACATACCGCACGAAGTTTGGCCATTCTGGGGCATCTGCGGCGATAGCCGTGCACCCGTCATGGTCGGGACCTATATCGGGTCCATCCCCACAGCAGGAGTCGCGTCATGGACCATCACAACCCGTACCTGTCGGAAACCCCGCCGGCCGCGCCGCGGGCCAGGAGCCTGGTGACGCACGAGCTGCCGCCGCTGCCCTATGCGCGCGACGCGCTCCAGCCGCACATTTCCGCCGACACGCTGGACCACCATCACGGCAAGCACCACGCGAAGTACGTGCAGACGCTGAACGAACTGATCCAGGGATCCAACCTCGCCAAGATGCCGCTGGAGGGCGTGATCCGCGCCACCGCGCGCAAGAAGGCGAAGGCCAAGATCTTCAACAACGCCGCCCAGGTATGGAACCACACCTTCCTGTGGCACAGCATGACGCCGCAGGGCGGCGGCCGTCCGACGGGCGCGATCGCCGAGCGCATCGATGCGGATTTCGGCGGCTACGAGAAATTCGCCGAGGAGTTCAAGACCGCGGCGACCGGACAGTTCGGCTCGGGCTGGGCCTGGCTGGTCATCGCCGATGGCAAGCTGGCGATTACGAGCACCGGCAACGCCGACCTGCCGATGGTGCACGGCCAGAAGGCGCTGATCACGCTCGACGTCTGGGAGCACGCCTACTATCTCGACTACCAGCAGGATAGGGCCAAGTACGTCCAGACCTTCCTCGACCGTCTGGTGAACTGGGAGTTCGCCAACGCCAACCTGGTGTAGCGATCAAACCGGCGGGCAGTTGATCGAACGCAATTGCTGTCATTCCGAGCGGAGCGAGGGATCCAGGGCAGGCCTGGATCCCTCGCTCCGCCCGGAAGGAAAGGGTGCCTCTGTCTTTCCGTTCGCCGCCCTAAACCGGCAGGAGGGCGGCGGCCACCCGCCGCCCTTCGGCCAGCAGGATGTTGTAGGTGCGGCACGCCCCCGGCGTATCCGCCACCTCGAGCGAAATGCCACGCCGCCTGAAAGCCTCGCGCGTCGCCGGCGGCACGAAGTCCGCGCGTGCGCCGCAACCGATCACCAGCACGTCGATGTCGCCGGGAAGCGAGCCCGGATCGAGCGCCGCGACCTGGGCGTCGGGCCAGGCGATCGTGCGAACCGCGGTCACCATGATCGCGCCGATATGCCGCGCGCCGCTCACGCGAAAGCCGCCGTCGCCGTAGCTCTGGATGACCTGCCGCTCCGTCGGATCGGGCATCGGCAGGGTCTTGTCGGTCGGTGTCGTCATCGCCGACCGCCCGCGTCACGTCTCAGGGCCGCGCCGCCGTCGCGGTCGGATTGGCGTCGTCGTCCGGCCGCAGCCGCTCGGGCCGCAGGTTGAGATAGACCAGGCTGGCGTTGGCCACCCAGATCGACGAGTAGGTCCCGACGATCACCCCCCACAGCATGGCGTAGGAGAAGCTGTGCAGCACCGGTCCGGCGAACAGCGCCAGCGCGGCCATGGCCATGAACACGGTGCCCGACGTCATGATGGTGCGCGCCAGGGTCTCGTTGACGCTGACATTGAGCATGCCGACCAGCGACATTTTCTTGTAGCGCCGCATGTTCTCGCGCACGCGGTCGAACACCACGACGGTGTCGTTCACCGAGTAGCCGGCGACGGTCAGGACCGCGGCCAGCGCCGCCAGGTTGAACTCGAGCTGGGTGATCACGAAGAAGCCGACGGTCGTCAGCACGTCGTGCGTCACCGCGATCAGCGCGCCGACCGCAAACTGCCACTCGTAGCGGAACCAGACGTAGGCGGCGATGCCCAGCATGGTGATGATCACCGCGATGATGCCGGTGCGCATCAGCTCGGCGCCGATCTTGGGGCCCACGGTCTCGGTGCGGCGGATGTCGTAATCGCCGCCCAGCGCCGCGGCGACCAGGCGGATCGCCACCTGCTGGCACCACTCGGCCTGCTGCTCCGGCGTCATCAGCACGCGCGAGGTCGCACCCGTGCCACGCGCCACCTGGGCGTCGTTGACGGCGATGGTGCGCGCGACCGCGACGCGGCGCTCATCATTGAGCGGCTGCGGCGCCACGACCTCGAGCTCTCCGCCCAGCCCGCCGGTCGCAGGCCTCAGGCCCCAGCCGTCGCCCATCGCCGCGGTCAGGAGCTTGCCGGCATTGCCGACACAGGCCGGACCGGGATCCTGGCGCTGCACGCGCACCAGCACGGTCTCGACATTGCCGAACTCCTGCAGCGTGACCTCGCCGACACCGAGGCCCGACGTGGTCGCGCGGAT from Alphaproteobacteria bacterium includes the following:
- a CDS encoding superoxide dismutase, with protein sequence MTHELPPLPYARDALQPHISADTLDHHHGKHHAKYVQTLNELIQGSNLAKMPLEGVIRATARKKAKAKIFNNAAQVWNHTFLWHSMTPQGGGRPTGAIAERIDADFGGYEKFAEEFKTAATGQFGSGWAWLVIADGKLAITSTGNADLPMVHGQKALITLDVWEHAYYLDYQQDRAKYVQTFLDRLVNWEFANANLV
- a CDS encoding Mth938-like domain-containing protein; this translates as MPDPTERQVIQSYGDGGFRVSGARHIGAIMVTAVRTIAWPDAQVAALDPGSLPGDIDVLVIGCGARADFVPPATREAFRRRGISLEVADTPGACRTYNILLAEGRRVAAALLPV
- the secF gene encoding protein translocase subunit SecF, with the protein product MWKPLRLMPIRTNFDFLGKRIHSLVLSTAVNIAALVLVFTVGFNFGIDFLGGIAIEARSNKGPASLAAIRATTSGLGVGEVTLQEFGNVETVLVRVQRQDPGPACVGNAGKLLTAAMGDGWGLRPATGGLGGELEVVAPQPLNDERRVAVARTIAVNDAQVARGTGATSRVLMTPEQQAEWCQQVAIRLVAAALGGDYDIRRTETVGPKIGAELMRTGIIAVIITMLGIAAYVWFRYEWQFAVGALIAVTHDVLTTVGFFVITQLEFNLAALAAVLTVAGYSVNDTVVVFDRVRENMRRYKKMSLVGMLNVSVNETLARTIMTSGTVFMAMAALALFAGPVLHSFSYAMLWGVIVGTYSSIWVANASLVYLNLRPERLRPDDDANPTATAARP
- a CDS encoding urate hydroxylase PuuD — encoded protein: MAAILQSLGRTLLAGLVLLIAIIVIVGALTGAFIKVDHTWATFIMRWLHVISGVMWIGLLWYLNFVQIPTVPKIEPAEHRAAISKFIAPEVLFWFRYGALATVVTGLLLAWMSGYILEALLLNKGVHAIGIGMWLALIMAFNVWFIIWPNQQKALGLVDCPADQKPKAARIAMLTSRINTLLSIAMLYCMVAQQNGGL